A genomic window from Companilactobacillus alimentarius DSM 20249 includes:
- a CDS encoding helix-turn-helix domain-containing protein, with translation MVKYSSKLKAEVVGEYLQGRTSMQSLSEKHNLPKRQVSFWIQKYRLSGVDSLKRKKTKRSFSAEFKIDVINYYQTHDETLAEVSARFDVNKCQISSWRTAFNKHGIEALKSHPKGRKSKVKNDKKKLRHLINKNELDQLREELAKKNQELYDTKLENDILKKSMTLFGTSKDAKKHK, from the coding sequence ATGGTTAAATACAGTTCAAAATTAAAGGCAGAGGTTGTTGGTGAATACCTCCAAGGTAGAACCAGCATGCAAAGTCTCTCAGAGAAACATAATTTACCTAAACGGCAAGTCAGTTTCTGGATTCAAAAATATCGCTTAAGCGGCGTAGACTCGCTTAAGCGAAAAAAAACTAAACGGAGCTTTTCAGCTGAATTTAAAATTGATGTGATAAACTACTATCAAACTCATGATGAAACTTTAGCTGAAGTATCCGCCAGATTTGATGTTAACAAGTGTCAGATTAGTTCCTGGAGAACGGCATTCAATAAACATGGCATAGAAGCCTTGAAGTCTCATCCGAAAGGCAGAAAATCCAAAGTGAAAAATGATAAAAAGAAATTACGTCATTTAATAAACAAGAATGAATTAGATCAACTTCGCGAGGAACTCGCAAAGAAGAATCAAGAATTATATGACACAAAGTTGGAGAATGATATTTTAAAAAAATCAATGACCCTGTTCGGAACTTCAAAGGACGCAAAAAAACACAAATAG
- a CDS encoding tRNA dihydrouridine synthase — MSQSTYWNRIAEKAKKEQRPFFSLAPMEAVTGSVFRRVVMKAASPDVFYTEFTNALAITHPLAKEATKGRLYIDPKESPKPIVQLWGNSGEDFAKAAVEVKKQGYEAIDINTGCPDIAVIKNHSGSDLIRHFDTAKEVIEGAQKAGLPVSVKTRLGFSEIDEYKDWIPFLLEQKIPVLTVHVRTKEEMSRVPAHYELIDDLIKMRDEIAPDTLLQINGDIMNYQEGIKLAQEHPGVDGIMIGRGIFSNPFAFEKEPQQHSSTELLSLLRYQLDLYDEFVAKGIPGHFAPLQRFFKIYVRGMKHAAEIRNDLMQTKTTDDARKVIDKIENNGY, encoded by the coding sequence GTGTCCCAGTCCACTTACTGGAATCGCATTGCAGAAAAAGCTAAAAAAGAACAGCGTCCATTTTTTAGTTTGGCACCAATGGAAGCTGTCACTGGTTCAGTATTTCGTCGTGTCGTTATGAAAGCAGCGTCACCGGATGTTTTCTATACTGAATTTACGAATGCTTTAGCCATCACGCACCCTTTAGCTAAGGAGGCTACGAAGGGACGTTTATATATTGATCCTAAAGAGAGCCCTAAGCCAATCGTTCAACTCTGGGGTAACTCTGGTGAAGACTTTGCTAAAGCAGCTGTAGAAGTTAAGAAGCAGGGCTACGAGGCAATTGATATCAATACTGGTTGTCCTGATATTGCTGTTATAAAAAATCATAGTGGAAGTGATTTAATCCGCCATTTTGATACAGCTAAAGAAGTAATCGAAGGTGCTCAAAAAGCAGGATTACCAGTCAGTGTTAAGACTCGCTTAGGCTTTAGTGAAATAGACGAATATAAAGATTGGATTCCTTTCTTGCTAGAACAAAAAATTCCAGTTTTAACAGTCCATGTTAGAACTAAAGAAGAAATGAGTAGGGTTCCAGCACATTATGAATTAATTGATGATTTAATTAAAATGCGTGATGAGATTGCGCCAGATACGCTTTTACAAATTAACGGCGATATTATGAATTATCAAGAAGGAATCAAATTAGCCCAAGAACATCCCGGTGTAGATGGCATTATGATTGGCAGGGGAATTTTCTCCAATCCTTTCGCCTTTGAAAAAGAGCCACAACAACATTCAAGTACTGAACTTTTGAGTTTGTTGCGTTATCAACTTGATTTGTATGATGAATTCGTAGCCAAGGGCATTCCTGGACACTTTGCACCATTGCAAAGATTCTTTAAGATCTATGTTCGTGGAATGAAGCATGCTGCTGAGATTAGAAATGACTTGATGCAAACTAAGACTACCGATGATGCACGTAAAGTTATTGATAAGATTGAAAATAATGGATACTAA
- a CDS encoding GPP34 family phosphoprotein gives MDLNIPQKYFILSCNEKGSIRIFKNTRRRAYLAESSFFDLALNDIIDLTDNSVIINKVLPDDKTYLNEFFQIINKNQGKSVTHVLRAMATNEKITRIIYNEIGDSLVNKVDVTKAVTGLVFKTNNYLPNRSVKRELVTNLRKEILTSNKISPESFALLATLYGNHDLKTYFSQFEQKQLKDKIALYQKDPTYDKLFELSKRLNRVTLTLLS, from the coding sequence ATGGATTTAAATATTCCTCAAAAATATTTTATTTTATCGTGTAATGAAAAAGGTAGTATCCGAATCTTTAAGAATACCAGACGTCGTGCCTATTTAGCTGAAAGTTCATTTTTTGATTTAGCTTTAAACGATATCATCGATCTAACCGATAATAGTGTCATCATTAATAAGGTTTTGCCCGACGACAAAACATATCTCAACGAGTTTTTCCAAATTATCAATAAGAATCAAGGTAAAAGTGTCACGCATGTTTTGCGAGCTATGGCTACGAATGAAAAGATCACTCGAATCATCTACAACGAAATCGGTGACTCACTAGTCAACAAAGTTGATGTAACTAAAGCTGTAACTGGATTGGTTTTTAAAACGAACAATTATTTGCCTAATCGCAGTGTTAAACGAGAATTAGTTACCAACTTGCGTAAGGAAATTTTAACTTCTAATAAAATCTCGCCAGAATCATTTGCTCTATTAGCCACGCTCTATGGTAATCACGATCTGAAAACGTACTTCTCACAATTCGAACAGAAACAATTAAAAGACAAGATTGCTCTTTATCAAAAAGATCCTACTTATGATAAATTGTTTGAACTGTCGAAACGTTTGAATCGTGTCACTCTAACTTTATTGAGTTAA
- a CDS encoding SGNH/GDSL hydrolase family protein: protein MKRIVLFGDSTLMGFRNGKPSDTLAKRIRKDFQGYEVINMSIADYKTNNAMTRVDRIKRLDPKVIILGFGVNDISIDDEIKPGKFAANLTNIIETLGSQKIILLSPPFTDWRKDSSRPWTRQLQFELVTEHLSKQLDVSYIDLLHKMANTNNLNELLQADGLHFTKQGYNLLEDELIPEIKATLANQNELVSN from the coding sequence ATGAAAAGAATAGTATTATTTGGGGACTCGACTTTGATGGGATTTCGCAATGGCAAGCCTAGTGACACTTTAGCTAAGCGCATTCGCAAGGACTTTCAAGGTTACGAAGTCATTAATATGTCGATTGCCGACTACAAGACCAATAATGCTATGACACGGGTTGATCGGATCAAAAGATTGGATCCTAAAGTGATTATTTTAGGGTTTGGTGTCAATGATATCTCGATAGACGACGAAATCAAACCTGGAAAATTTGCGGCTAATCTAACCAATATTATTGAAACCTTGGGGAGTCAAAAAATCATCTTGCTCTCTCCTCCCTTTACGGATTGGCGCAAGGATAGTTCTAGACCATGGACACGTCAACTACAATTCGAATTAGTGACTGAACATTTGAGTAAGCAACTAGACGTATCGTATATTGACTTGCTACATAAAATGGCAAATACTAACAATCTTAACGAATTGTTGCAGGCAGACGGTTTGCACTTTACCAAACAAGGTTATAATCTTTTAGAAGACGAATTAATACCAGAAATTAAAGCCACACTGGCTAATCAAAACGAGTTGGTGTCAAATTGA
- the coaA gene encoding type I pantothenate kinase: MQSLANYDEFSRQEWENFHGEYKKQAITDGELRKIKSLDDEISIADVKSIYAPIRHLLHIYLKNYRKLTKLKNEFLNNGTRKVPFIIGVSGSVAVGKSTTARLLKIMLERAYPQYKVSQMTTDGFLYPSKILKERHLMDKKGFPETYDMSKLLEFLGEVKTKGGKIKYPLYSHNIYDIIPGKYEELDNPDILIVEGINVLQLPHKEQIYVSDFFDFSIYIDAEVENIEEWFLKRFETLLDLARDDHNSYYYQFTQIPKSEAMQMAHDVWDTINYPNLRDYIKPTMNRADLILHKSEDHQINKIYLRKY; the protein is encoded by the coding sequence ATGCAGAGTTTAGCTAACTATGATGAGTTCTCAAGACAAGAATGGGAAAATTTTCATGGCGAGTATAAGAAGCAAGCCATCACCGATGGAGAATTGCGTAAGATCAAGTCTTTAGACGATGAAATATCAATTGCTGATGTGAAATCAATCTACGCTCCAATTCGACATCTATTACATATATACTTAAAGAATTATCGCAAATTAACCAAGTTGAAGAATGAATTTTTGAATAATGGAACTAGAAAAGTTCCCTTCATTATTGGAGTCTCGGGTTCTGTAGCCGTGGGTAAGAGTACAACCGCTAGATTATTAAAAATTATGCTAGAGCGTGCTTATCCACAATATAAAGTTTCCCAAATGACAACTGATGGGTTCTTGTATCCTAGTAAGATCCTAAAAGAACGTCATTTAATGGATAAAAAAGGCTTTCCTGAGACTTATGATATGTCGAAATTATTGGAATTTTTAGGCGAAGTCAAAACTAAAGGTGGAAAAATTAAGTATCCACTATATTCCCACAATATTTATGATATTATTCCGGGAAAGTATGAAGAATTGGATAATCCTGATATTTTGATTGTTGAAGGGATAAATGTTTTACAATTGCCCCATAAGGAACAGATCTATGTCAGTGATTTCTTTGACTTCTCTATCTATATTGACGCAGAAGTCGAAAATATCGAAGAGTGGTTTTTAAAACGTTTCGAAACATTGTTGGATTTAGCTAGAGATGATCACAATAGTTATTATTATCAATTTACGCAGATTCCAAAATCTGAAGCTATGCAGATGGCTCATGACGTTTGGGATACGATCAACTATCCTAATTTGCGTGATTACATTAAGCCAACAATGAACCGCGCAGACTTGATTTTGCACAAGTCAGAAGACCATCAGATTAATAAAATTTACCTTAGAAAATATTAA
- the guaA gene encoding glutamine-hydrolyzing GMP synthase: MSKQWPDADSIIVLDYGSQYNQLITRRIRDIGIYSELLPNTITAKEVKEINPKGIILSGGPDSVYDKGAFSIDQDIYKLGIPILGICYGMQLMSYNLGGKVESASNREYGHADITVTDKDAALFKDLPEKQYVWMSHGDLVKEAPEGFKVVATSKNAPISSIADDKRKMYGVQFHTEVRNTEFGSEILKHFAFDVCEAKSNWSMDDFIDQQIQKIRETVGDKKVLLGLSGGVDSSVVGVLLHKAIGTQLTSIFVDHGLLRKNEADQVMDSLKGKFGLNIIKVDAQKRFLDKLAGVTDPEKKRKIIGNEFIQVFNDEAQKLDGIDFLAQGTLYTDVIESGTSTAQTIKSHHNVGGLPEDMHFKLIEPLRTLFKDETRELGEKLGMPHELVWRQPFPGPGLGIRVIGEVTEEKLQIVRDSDWVLRDEIAKNGLDEKIWQYFTVLPGIRSVGVMGDGRTYDYTIGIRAVTSIDGMTADFAKIPWDVLQKISVRIVNEVDHVNRVVYDITSKPPATIEWE, translated from the coding sequence TTGAGCAAGCAATGGCCAGATGCTGATAGCATCATTGTTCTAGATTACGGTAGTCAATATAATCAATTGATTACTCGTAGAATCAGAGATATTGGGATATACTCTGAATTACTACCAAATACTATTACTGCTAAAGAAGTTAAAGAAATCAATCCTAAGGGTATTATCCTTTCCGGTGGACCAGATAGTGTCTACGATAAGGGTGCCTTTTCAATCGACCAAGACATTTACAAGTTAGGTATTCCTATCTTGGGTATTTGTTATGGTATGCAATTGATGTCTTATAACCTCGGTGGTAAAGTCGAATCAGCTAGCAACCGTGAATACGGTCACGCCGATATTACAGTGACTGATAAAGATGCTGCATTATTCAAGGACTTACCTGAAAAGCAATATGTTTGGATGAGTCATGGTGACCTCGTTAAAGAAGCTCCTGAAGGATTCAAAGTAGTTGCTACAAGTAAGAACGCACCTATTTCATCAATTGCTGATGATAAACGTAAGATGTACGGTGTTCAATTCCATACCGAAGTTAGAAATACTGAATTCGGTTCAGAAATTTTGAAGCACTTTGCATTTGACGTTTGTGAAGCTAAGTCTAACTGGTCAATGGATGATTTCATTGATCAACAGATTCAAAAGATTCGTGAAACTGTCGGTGACAAGAAAGTTCTTCTTGGTTTATCCGGTGGGGTCGATTCTTCTGTTGTTGGTGTATTGCTACATAAAGCTATCGGTACACAATTGACAAGTATCTTCGTTGATCATGGCTTGTTACGTAAGAATGAAGCTGATCAAGTTATGGATAGTTTGAAGGGTAAGTTTGGTTTGAACATCATTAAAGTTGATGCTCAAAAACGTTTCCTCGACAAACTTGCTGGAGTAACTGATCCTGAAAAGAAACGTAAGATTATTGGTAACGAATTTATCCAAGTGTTCAATGATGAAGCTCAAAAGCTTGATGGAATCGACTTCTTGGCTCAAGGTACACTTTATACTGATGTTATCGAAAGTGGTACAAGTACTGCTCAAACAATTAAATCTCACCACAATGTTGGTGGACTTCCAGAAGACATGCACTTTAAGTTAATCGAACCATTACGTACTTTGTTCAAGGATGAAACCCGTGAGTTAGGTGAAAAATTAGGTATGCCACACGAATTAGTATGGCGTCAACCATTCCCAGGTCCAGGACTTGGAATTCGTGTTATCGGTGAAGTTACCGAAGAAAAATTACAAATCGTTCGTGATAGTGATTGGGTTCTTCGTGATGAAATCGCTAAAAACGGTCTAGACGAAAAAATTTGGCAATACTTCACAGTCTTGCCAGGTATTCGTTCAGTCGGTGTCATGGGTGATGGCAGAACATATGATTATACAATCGGAATTCGTGCCGTTACATCAATCGACGGTATGACAGCTGACTTCGCTAAGATTCCATGGGATGTACTTCAAAAGATCTCAGTTAGAATCGTAAACGAAGTAGACCATGTCAACCGCGTAGTCTATGACATTACTTCTAAGCCGCCCGCAACAATTGAGTGGGAATAA
- a CDS encoding Ltp family lipoprotein has translation MRIFKKLLRAILGLILLVGLVGCSTQTSSESKEKVDTSSSKKTDTTKKKNSEKMKKEKSEEKDTEESEKSESIDDSQEESEDQESNDDDSESTDEDLSFSMESDYQTVPMEYTSALTTAESYATDMNMSKQGVYEQLTSEYGEKFSKEATQYAMNNIKIDWNENALKTAKSYQEDQSMSPEAIRDQLTSEYGEKFTPEEANYAISNLNK, from the coding sequence ATGAGAATATTTAAGAAATTATTGAGAGCCATTTTGGGCTTAATACTTTTAGTTGGATTAGTAGGTTGCTCTACTCAAACTAGTTCTGAAAGTAAGGAAAAGGTTGATACATCAAGCTCGAAGAAAACAGATACAACTAAGAAAAAAAACTCTGAAAAAATGAAGAAAGAAAAATCTGAAGAAAAAGATACCGAGGAATCAGAGAAATCAGAATCAATAGATGATTCTCAAGAAGAAAGTGAGGATCAAGAATCTAATGATGATGATTCTGAAAGCACAGATGAAGATTTAAGTTTTTCAATGGAATCTGATTATCAGACAGTACCAATGGAATATACATCAGCTCTAACAACTGCAGAGTCCTATGCAACAGATATGAATATGTCTAAGCAGGGAGTATATGAACAATTAACTTCGGAGTATGGGGAAAAATTCTCCAAGGAAGCTACCCAATATGCCATGAATAATATTAAAATTGATTGGAATGAAAATGCCTTAAAAACAGCTAAATCATATCAAGAAGACCAATCTATGTCTCCGGAGGCAATCAGAGACCAATTAACTTCAGAGTATGGAGAAAAATTTACACCAGAAGAAGCTAACTATGCAATCAGTAATTTGAATAAGTAA
- a CDS encoding PASTA domain-containing protein has protein sequence MSAKEGKLDKLIKTVDKLTDSKGISKLGKTLNKTLDIAGNVINSTAEVANHQLDERNKRHLDDIKLPDISGLNLDQTRELFDSMNIRYAFLTVAPDIKLAASKVDTVIKTFPKPKTVLKKGSFVKIYYLDATTLEQSQDILKNYIELKKSRKESAKGFVNKIGHGTMTGAKGILKAPKKLIPHSKHSKKSKTTDVEPSEKSDMEG, from the coding sequence ATGTCAGCTAAAGAAGGTAAATTGGATAAACTTATTAAGACGGTGGATAAGTTAACGGATTCTAAAGGAATTTCAAAATTGGGAAAAACTTTAAACAAGACCTTAGATATTGCAGGCAATGTGATCAACTCCACGGCTGAGGTGGCTAATCACCAGTTAGATGAACGTAATAAACGCCATCTTGATGATATTAAACTTCCAGATATCAGCGGGCTGAATTTGGATCAAACTAGGGAGTTATTTGATTCGATGAATATTAGATATGCATTTTTAACTGTCGCACCTGACATTAAGTTAGCTGCTTCTAAGGTTGATACAGTTATTAAGACATTCCCCAAACCTAAGACTGTTTTGAAAAAAGGCAGTTTTGTAAAAATTTATTATCTTGACGCTACAACTCTGGAACAAAGCCAAGATATTTTGAAAAATTATATTGAATTAAAGAAGTCACGAAAAGAGTCTGCCAAAGGTTTTGTTAATAAAATTGGTCATGGAACAATGACTGGAGCTAAGGGCATTCTGAAAGCACCGAAAAAATTAATTCCTCATTCTAAGCATTCAAAGAAAAGTAAAACTACGGATGTTGAGCCATCCGAAAAATCTGATATGGAAGGTTGA
- a CDS encoding type II toxin-antitoxin system RelE/ParE family toxin, whose product MEISYKNRKVEKQCESLREAKKNLPEKVAKKLLKLVNFINAAENLKSLINNPVYHFHSLKGNKDGLYSLDIDGRRSSYRLIVSFGSLTSDNLFEEAILIVSIQIEEVSKHYE is encoded by the coding sequence ATGGAAATTTCCTACAAAAACAGGAAAGTGGAGAAACAGTGTGAAAGTTTAAGGGAAGCCAAAAAGAACCTTCCAGAGAAAGTTGCAAAGAAATTATTAAAGTTAGTCAATTTTATTAATGCTGCCGAAAATTTAAAGTCATTAATTAATAATCCTGTGTATCATTTTCACAGTTTAAAAGGAAATAAGGATGGTCTATATTCTTTAGATATAGATGGTAGAAGAAGTTCTTACAGATTAATTGTCTCATTTGGCAGTTTGACTAGTGACAATCTATTTGAAGAAGCTATTTTGATTGTTTCAATACAGATTGAGGAGGTCAGTAAACATTATGAATAA
- a CDS encoding HigA family addiction module antitoxin, with the protein MMNKEKIYKDLIAFHPGSYIEDIVNELNITQQEFADRLGISAKTISKIINGEDNISNDIANKLAKLTGISINTWINLQKEYDIKSMEIKDKQNEDEEKSICKLIDFGYLKRNHFVEDKKYSNEEKIVELRQVLNISDLSNLSEFNSVVSYRNTRGFSEKSIVNSNVMLELAMNEARNVTDNKYTKVKLEKILPRIRKMSLESPRIFYPEIKRLLLDCGIVLVGLPNLKNANLNGATKRFKNGSVMLLITDRNKRSDIFWFSLIHELGHIYLNDFYSDYKDDEKYLQKERKADQFAANFFIPEDLYSNFINKNEYDRESIQHFAKELKIDPSIVVGRLQRDKYIDYSEFNDLKTSYNIVRSTDV; encoded by the coding sequence ATTATGAATAAGGAAAAAATATATAAAGATTTAATTGCATTTCATCCAGGTTCGTATATTGAGGATATTGTCAATGAACTAAATATCACACAACAAGAATTTGCTGATCGGCTAGGGATATCTGCGAAAACAATCAGCAAAATAATAAATGGTGAAGATAATATTAGCAATGATATCGCTAATAAATTGGCAAAACTTACTGGAATATCAATAAATACATGGATTAATTTGCAAAAAGAATATGATATTAAATCAATGGAAATAAAAGATAAACAAAATGAGGATGAAGAGAAAAGTATCTGTAAATTAATTGATTTTGGATATTTAAAGAGAAATCACTTTGTTGAAGATAAAAAATATTCGAATGAAGAAAAAATTGTTGAATTAAGGCAAGTATTAAATATTTCAGATTTATCTAATCTATCTGAATTTAATTCCGTAGTTAGTTATCGAAATACTAGAGGCTTTTCAGAGAAATCGATTGTTAACTCTAATGTAATGCTAGAGTTAGCCATGAATGAAGCACGAAATGTAACTGATAATAAATATACAAAGGTAAAATTAGAGAAGATTCTACCAAGAATAAGGAAAATGTCTTTAGAATCCCCTAGGATATTTTATCCTGAGATAAAAAGGCTGTTGTTAGATTGTGGAATCGTACTCGTCGGATTGCCTAATCTAAAGAATGCCAATTTAAATGGTGCAACTAAAAGATTTAAAAATGGTAGTGTGATGCTTTTAATAACTGATAGAAATAAAAGGTCAGATATTTTCTGGTTCTCTTTAATCCATGAATTGGGACATATTTATCTCAATGATTTTTATTCAGATTATAAAGATGATGAGAAGTATTTGCAGAAGGAAAGAAAAGCTGATCAATTTGCTGCAAATTTCTTTATACCCGAAGATTTATACTCTAATTTTATAAATAAAAATGAATATGATAGAGAATCAATTCAACATTTTGCTAAGGAATTAAAAATAGATCCAAGTATTGTTGTAGGTAGATTGCAACGCGATAAGTATATTGATTACAGTGAATTCAATGATTTAAAAACTAGTTATAATATTGTTAGGTCAACTGATGTTTAA
- a CDS encoding DUF6290 family protein, producing the protein MAKEISIHFDNKTDILLQKYIEKHNLSEEEFIKQAVAKELEDWIDIQAADSSYQSWKKDDFKTKNWHDSLKELGLDDQ; encoded by the coding sequence ATGGCAAAGGAAATTTCTATCCATTTTGATAATAAAACAGATATATTATTACAAAAATACATAGAGAAACACAATCTTAGTGAAGAAGAATTTATTAAACAAGCTGTTGCTAAAGAACTTGAAGATTGGATTGATATACAAGCTGCTGATTCTTCTTATCAATCATGGAAAAAAGATGACTTTAAAACTAAGAACTGGCATGATTCTCTTAAAGAATTAGGATTAGACGACCAGTAG
- a CDS encoding TetR/AcrR family transcriptional regulator: MDNRKTDRRTIYTINVIKDAFLELIDKEPYSKINVAKLCRKAEITRSTFYLHFDNLTDVLNVVLDDALLFTNESDEIPTIEKKPALNSFEENESLIPACQRVADSPKYRNLLMDPSLNDYIIGRIIAHEKPKVIPAIQKRTGFSKSEAEALFVYSIHGSFAINKKHHFVKDKSWYHELQLLNQFTSAGYDIFKGA, from the coding sequence ATGGATAATCGTAAAACTGATCGAAGAACAATTTATACAATTAATGTTATTAAAGATGCCTTTTTAGAATTAATTGATAAAGAGCCTTATTCGAAAATAAATGTTGCCAAACTGTGTCGAAAAGCTGAAATAACTCGCTCTACTTTTTATTTACACTTTGATAATTTGACCGACGTCTTAAATGTAGTTCTAGATGATGCCCTACTTTTTACAAATGAATCTGATGAGATTCCAACAATTGAAAAAAAGCCGGCATTAAATTCTTTTGAAGAAAATGAATCGCTCATACCAGCTTGTCAAAGAGTTGCCGACTCCCCCAAATATCGCAATCTATTGATGGATCCTAGTTTGAATGACTACATCATTGGACGAATTATTGCTCATGAGAAACCAAAAGTAATACCCGCCATCCAAAAACGGACCGGTTTTAGCAAATCAGAAGCCGAAGCACTTTTTGTTTATTCCATTCACGGATCATTTGCAATTAATAAAAAGCATCATTTCGTAAAAGATAAATCTTGGTATCACGAATTACAGTTACTTAATCAATTTACAAGTGCTGGATATGACATTTTTAAAGGAGCATAA
- a CDS encoding NAD-dependent protein deacetylase yields the protein MDTTFYEQLVMKTQMNFSQYYNVYASGKTPVKLTEKPALPYKEQIKILADKIKEADHIVIGGASGLSAAGGGDFYYKDNDSFRKLFGKFAKKYGFKGAAAGWSYPFPTREEYWGYLATFLYTTQHAEIQKPYRDLQKILKGKDYYFLTTNQDTQGVKAFSEDRVSQIQGDHRFFQCSNSCNDEVWDAVKPVEEMVKAMGDGTKIPTEMIPRCQNCGAEAFPWTRGFGNFLEEKRYHQEYQKVSDDILAHLHDDKLLFIELGVGRVTPMFIQEPFWALTGSLDGAYDVMINRDFQFLPEEIEDKGQAIKGDIAQALDDVLVEMNK from the coding sequence GTGGACACAACATTTTATGAACAATTAGTAATGAAGACACAGATGAATTTTTCACAATATTATAACGTTTACGCTAGTGGGAAGACTCCAGTCAAATTGACTGAGAAGCCCGCCTTGCCATATAAGGAACAAATTAAGATTTTGGCCGACAAAATTAAGGAGGCAGACCATATCGTTATTGGTGGAGCCTCAGGATTGTCAGCCGCTGGTGGTGGAGACTTTTATTATAAGGATAATGATTCATTTAGAAAACTATTTGGTAAATTTGCAAAGAAATATGGCTTCAAAGGTGCTGCTGCAGGTTGGTCTTATCCTTTCCCGACTCGTGAAGAATATTGGGGATATTTAGCAACTTTTCTTTACACGACACAACATGCTGAGATTCAAAAGCCTTATCGAGATTTACAAAAGATCCTAAAAGGCAAAGATTACTACTTCTTGACGACTAATCAGGATACTCAGGGAGTCAAGGCTTTTTCTGAGGATCGTGTTTCTCAAATTCAGGGAGATCATCGATTTTTTCAATGTTCAAACTCATGCAATGATGAAGTTTGGGATGCTGTAAAACCTGTCGAAGAGATGGTCAAGGCTATGGGAGATGGGACTAAGATTCCTACTGAAATGATTCCTAGATGTCAAAACTGTGGTGCTGAGGCATTTCCTTGGACTAGAGGATTTGGAAATTTCTTGGAAGAAAAAAGATATCATCAAGAATATCAAAAGGTTTCTGATGATATTTTGGCTCATCTACATGATGACAAGTTATTATTTATCGAATTGGGTGTGGGTAGAGTGACGCCAATGTTTATCCAAGAGCCATTCTGGGCTTTGACGGGCAGTCTTGATGGAGCTTACGATGTTATGATTAATCGTGATTTTCAATTCTTACCAGAAGAAATTGAAGATAAGGGACAAGCTATTAAAGGAGATATTGCCCAAGCTTTGGATGATGTTTTAGTGGAAATGAATAAGTAG
- a CDS encoding Cof-type HAD-IIB family hydrolase gives MNNKKIIFFDIDGTLIDMKKKQISKKTLETLRRLKKQNIIICIATGRSPIALPHFENLTFDTFLTFNGSYCFNQTESIYKNPIPTKDVEQIVKNGKKLGRPVAIATSDNIITNGTDNDLAEYFSFANQEVVISEDFDRTIENTDIFQLMMGARKNDYEKIIQNTAASKITAWWDRAIDIIPTSSGKGTGIAKILNYYGLDKSQAMAFGDGNNDIEMLNAVGYGLAMGNASNEVKEIADEVIGDVTEDGIYHYCLANGLI, from the coding sequence ATGAACAATAAAAAAATCATCTTTTTTGATATCGATGGAACTTTAATCGACATGAAAAAAAAACAGATTTCAAAGAAAACCTTAGAAACACTCAGACGATTAAAAAAACAGAATATTATTATCTGCATCGCAACTGGTCGTAGTCCAATTGCCTTGCCTCATTTTGAAAATTTGACTTTCGATACTTTTCTAACCTTCAATGGGTCGTATTGTTTTAATCAAACTGAGAGTATTTATAAAAACCCAATTCCCACAAAAGACGTCGAACAAATTGTTAAAAATGGTAAGAAATTAGGTCGTCCAGTGGCAATTGCGACGAGTGATAACATTATTACAAATGGAACGGACAATGATTTGGCCGAATACTTCTCATTTGCTAATCAAGAAGTTGTTATTTCAGAAGATTTTGATCGGACAATTGAAAATACGGATATTTTCCAATTAATGATGGGTGCTCGCAAAAACGATTATGAAAAAATAATACAAAATACCGCAGCTTCTAAAATAACCGCTTGGTGGGACCGCGCCATTGATATTATTCCCACAAGTAGTGGCAAAGGAACTGGTATTGCTAAAATCCTAAATTATTATGGACTGGATAAATCACAAGCTATGGCATTTGGCGATGGAAATAATGACATTGAAATGTTAAATGCTGTTGGTTACGGTTTAGCCATGGGTAATGCTTCGAATGAAGTGAAAGAAATAGCTGATGAAGTGATTGGCGATGTGACTGAAGATGGAATTTATCATTACTGCTTGGCTAATGGTTTGATTTAA